Proteins encoded within one genomic window of Halobacteroides halobius DSM 5150:
- a CDS encoding ECF transporter S component, giving the protein MKYTKWIARTSILLALTLIIQMMGFPPFITGPLVNMMLFVSTNLVGLLGGVLVGGLTPGIAFLRGILPAPLAPVVPFIILGNIILVSSYYFAKRINKYLAIAGAAGLKFLVLSWAVSSLVNVPNKIAKVMQLPQLLTALTGGLLAIFLLKLLNRTDLEEN; this is encoded by the coding sequence ATGAAGTATACTAAATGGATTGCTAGAACGAGTATTCTATTAGCTTTAACCTTAATTATTCAAATGATGGGGTTTCCTCCATTTATTACTGGTCCGTTAGTTAATATGATGTTATTTGTTTCAACCAATTTAGTAGGATTACTAGGAGGAGTATTAGTTGGTGGCTTGACTCCTGGCATAGCTTTTTTACGAGGGATTTTACCAGCTCCCTTAGCTCCTGTAGTTCCTTTTATTATTTTAGGTAATATTATATTAGTTAGTAGTTATTATTTTGCCAAGCGAATTAATAAGTACTTAGCTATTGCTGGAGCAGCCGGGCTGAAATTTCTAGTCTTATCTTGGGCAGTAAGTTCATTAGTTAATGTACCAAATAAAATTGCTAAAGTTATGCAGTTGCCACAGTTATTAACTGCTTTAACTGGAGGATTATTAGCTATCTTCTTACTTAAATTATTGAATAGAACTGATTTGGAGGAAAACTAA
- a CDS encoding esterase/lipase family protein — protein sequence MDLKLDNYFTAYPIIFVHGIAKGVDAWKRTAKIISNDNYYEMRYIEEDKVYHNFYGERPQQWIWSISYYTTNPIEESLFGDLTLYAQRLNKIIDLIKKITNRDKVILVAHSMGGLVARKYMTLKEENWETVHKILTVGSPHQGVITSVGIVGQLKDLASNSEFIKELKKDWEKLYINNNKKWGVIGAIDKTKFYNRNNSPHATDSGGPGFVRISSSIPYNEWQDAIKKLNQANYNTPHFGFRLAVDATHLDLLFHKGTFKGIQWTIE from the coding sequence ATGGACTTAAAACTAGATAATTATTTTACTGCTTATCCTATTATATTTGTTCATGGCATAGCTAAAGGAGTAGACGCGTGGAAAAGAACAGCTAAAATTATTAGTAATGATAATTATTATGAGATGAGATATATTGAAGAAGATAAAGTTTATCATAATTTCTATGGTGAAAGACCTCAACAATGGATTTGGAGTATCTCTTATTACACAACTAATCCTATTGAAGAGTCTTTATTTGGAGATCTAACTTTATATGCACAAAGGTTAAATAAGATTATTGATTTGATTAAAAAAATAACTAATAGGGACAAAGTAATTCTAGTTGCTCATAGTATGGGAGGATTAGTAGCTCGTAAATATATGACATTAAAAGAAGAAAACTGGGAAACAGTACATAAAATATTAACAGTTGGGAGTCCTCACCAAGGTGTTATTACTTCAGTAGGTATCGTAGGCCAATTAAAAGATTTAGCAAGCAATAGTGAATTTATTAAAGAGCTTAAAAAAGATTGGGAAAAATTATATATAAATAATAATAAAAAGTGGGGAGTAATAGGAGCTATAGATAAAACCAAATTTTACAATCGCAATAATAGTCCTCATGCTACTGATTCAGGAGGACCTGGATTTGTTAGAATTTCTTCATCAATTCCATATAATGAATGGCAAGATGCTATAAAAAAATTAAACCAGGCTAATTACAATACTCCTCACTTTGGCTTTAGATTAGCAGTAGATGCTACACATTTAGATTTACTATTTCATAAAGGAACTTTTAAAGGAATTCAATGGACAATAGAATAA
- the glgB gene encoding 1,4-alpha-glucan branching protein GlgB, with protein MISDQNKINKLITGNCKDPFEILGIHRLNKEQVIIRIFRPKVKKAFIISDILENDIKLNKINKEGFFEKVINKSKLFNYKLKLENEQGEKWITKDPYSFLPIISEYDLHLFNEGNHHQIYEKMGAHITTKKGVSGTHFSVWAPEAKRVSVVGDFNNWDGRVHQMRMLGASGVWEIFIPNITEGELYQFEIKTKSDRVLMKSDPYAFYSELRPAKASIIYEINNKHEWKDDKWMKERKEKEWLKEPISIYEVNLSSWAKVPEEKNRFLTYRELADQLVNYIKQNNYTHVELMPLAEHPLDESWGYQITGYFSATSRFGKPEDLMYLIDQFHQHNIGVILDWVPGHFPKDAHGLGRFDGSALYEHLDPLLGEHLKWGTYIFNHGRNEVKNFLISNALFWLDKFHIDGLRVDAVSSMIYLDHGRQHWRTNAYGGTENLAAIEFLKYFNSITHKYYPGILTIAEEATSRPGITSPTYSDGLGFSMKWNMGWMHDSLEYIEAESTHRKYHHNNLTFSLTYAFNENYLLSLSHDEVVHLKKSMLEKMPGDKWQKFANLRLFYSYMYAHPGKKLLFMGGEFGQWSEWNATESLDWHLLNYKPHQKLLKFVRDLNAIYQQNNALWEVDFDPQGFEWLDCNNHQKSIFSFIRKNKKENEIIVCVFNFRPVVRENYKLGVPQAGTYNEILNTDSKIYGGQNIGNLGKLKSEPIECYQRKESINITLPPLSGLYFKYQSQKEKKDGLKTR; from the coding sequence ATAATTTCAGATCAAAACAAAATCAATAAACTAATAACTGGTAACTGTAAAGATCCATTTGAAATATTAGGTATACATAGATTAAATAAAGAACAGGTAATTATTAGAATCTTTAGACCAAAAGTAAAAAAAGCTTTCATTATATCTGATATCTTAGAAAATGATATTAAACTAAATAAAATTAATAAGGAAGGATTTTTTGAGAAAGTAATTAATAAATCAAAATTATTCAATTATAAATTAAAATTAGAGAATGAGCAAGGAGAGAAATGGATAACTAAAGATCCTTATTCATTTTTACCAATTATATCAGAATATGATTTGCATTTGTTTAATGAGGGGAATCATCATCAAATCTATGAAAAAATGGGAGCACATATAACAACTAAAAAAGGAGTATCAGGAACTCATTTCTCAGTTTGGGCTCCAGAAGCTAAACGAGTAAGTGTTGTAGGAGATTTTAATAACTGGGATGGTAGAGTTCATCAAATGAGAATGCTAGGAGCTAGTGGAGTTTGGGAGATCTTTATTCCTAATATCACAGAAGGAGAGTTATATCAATTTGAAATAAAAACAAAATCAGATAGAGTTTTAATGAAATCTGATCCTTATGCTTTTTACAGCGAGTTAAGACCAGCAAAGGCCTCAATCATATACGAAATAAATAATAAACATGAATGGAAAGACGATAAATGGATGAAAGAAAGAAAAGAAAAAGAATGGTTAAAGGAACCTATATCAATTTATGAAGTCAACTTAAGTTCCTGGGCCAAAGTCCCAGAAGAAAAAAATAGATTTTTAACTTATAGAGAATTAGCTGACCAATTAGTAAACTATATAAAACAGAATAACTATACCCATGTTGAACTTATGCCGCTAGCAGAACATCCACTTGATGAATCATGGGGTTATCAAATTACAGGCTACTTTTCTGCAACCAGTAGATTTGGAAAACCAGAAGATTTAATGTATTTAATAGATCAATTTCACCAACATAATATTGGAGTAATCTTAGATTGGGTCCCAGGACACTTTCCTAAAGATGCTCATGGATTAGGAAGGTTTGATGGATCAGCACTATATGAACACTTAGACCCGTTGCTAGGAGAACATTTAAAGTGGGGAACCTATATCTTTAACCATGGTAGAAATGAAGTTAAAAACTTTCTAATATCAAATGCTTTATTTTGGTTAGATAAGTTTCATATAGATGGCTTAAGAGTAGATGCAGTATCATCTATGATATACTTAGACCATGGGCGCCAACACTGGAGAACAAATGCATATGGAGGTACAGAAAATTTAGCAGCCATAGAATTTTTAAAGTATTTTAATTCAATTACTCATAAATATTACCCAGGAATTTTAACTATTGCTGAAGAAGCTACTTCACGACCTGGAATAACTAGCCCTACATATTCAGATGGTCTAGGATTTTCTATGAAGTGGAATATGGGATGGATGCATGACTCATTAGAATATATAGAGGCAGAATCTACACATAGAAAATACCATCATAATAATCTGACATTTAGTTTGACGTATGCATTTAACGAAAACTATCTATTATCTTTATCTCATGATGAAGTAGTACATCTAAAAAAATCAATGCTAGAGAAGATGCCTGGTGATAAATGGCAAAAGTTTGCTAATTTGCGCCTGTTTTATTCATATATGTATGCCCATCCAGGTAAAAAATTATTGTTTATGGGAGGAGAATTTGGTCAATGGAGTGAATGGAATGCTACTGAAAGTTTGGATTGGCATCTCTTAAATTATAAACCACACCAAAAATTATTAAAGTTTGTCCGTGATTTAAATGCTATTTACCAACAAAATAATGCTTTATGGGAAGTTGATTTTGATCCACAAGGTTTTGAATGGTTAGATTGTAATAATCATCAAAAAAGCATCTTCTCATTTATTAGAAAGAATAAAAAAGAAAATGAAATAATAGTCTGTGTGTTTAATTTTAGACCAGTTGTAAGAGAAAATTATAAATTAGGTGTTCCTCAAGCAGGTACTTATAATGAGATATTAAATACAGATTCTAAAATTTATGGAGGGCAAAATATAGGCAATTTAGGTAAGCTTAAATCAGAACCAATAGAATGCTACCAAAGAAAGGAATCAATAAATATTACTCTACCTCCATTAAGTGGGCTTTACTTTAAATATCAGTCACAAAAGGAGAAAAAAGATGGACTTAAAACTAGATAA
- a CDS encoding cell wall hydrolase, with protein MKTKAIYDKLIIYMLVFSLVFPFLCGFVLIPPAYASSGDTNSFFSLIKSLFSLFFLSFLSSDKGSNDGILDESYKSASQENSSYQRIQVTPEEKKWLAKAVWAEARGESTTGQVAVAAVIINRVKSSQFPNKVKDVIFEKVDGSYAFSAVLDGQIYMPDEDDLRNSYAYQAVEQALNGWDPTNGALYYYNPVTATSDWIFENTVPLKEIGNHVFARLRTQ; from the coding sequence ATGAAAACAAAGGCTATTTATGATAAATTAATTATATATATGCTTGTTTTTTCTTTAGTTTTTCCTTTCTTATGTGGTTTTGTTTTAATTCCTCCTGCTTATGCAAGTAGTGGTGATACAAATAGTTTTTTTTCTTTAATTAAAAGTTTATTTTCTTTATTCTTTTTATCTTTTTTATCCAGTGATAAAGGAAGTAATGATGGGATTTTAGATGAATCATATAAGTCCGCTTCTCAAGAGAACTCTTCTTATCAGAGAATACAGGTAACTCCAGAGGAAAAGAAGTGGTTAGCTAAAGCTGTGTGGGCTGAAGCTAGAGGAGAATCAACTACTGGTCAGGTAGCAGTAGCTGCAGTTATCATTAATCGAGTAAAGAGTTCTCAGTTTCCTAATAAGGTTAAAGATGTTATTTTTGAAAAAGTTGATGGTAGCTATGCATTTTCAGCAGTACTAGATGGTCAAATTTATATGCCTGATGAAGATGATTTACGTAATAGTTATGCCTATCAAGCAGTAGAACAAGCTTTAAATGGTTGGGATCCTACTAATGGGGCACTCTATTATTATAACCCTGTAACTGCTACATCTGACTGGATTTTTGAAAATACAGTACCACTTAAAGAAATAGGAAATCATGTTTTTGCTAGATTGAGGACACAGTAA
- a CDS encoding 4Fe-4S binding protein encodes MKQVDWEKCIGCGCCVKACGCHILQLINTNQGVKAQVIDTDKCLGDKHCYQLCPTDALIFNYP; translated from the coding sequence ATTAAACAAGTTGATTGGGAAAAATGTATTGGGTGTGGCTGCTGTGTTAAAGCATGCGGTTGTCATATTCTGCAATTAATTAATACAAACCAAGGAGTTAAAGCTCAAGTAATAGATACAGATAAATGTTTAGGAGATAAACATTGTTATCAATTATGTCCCACTGATGCTTTAATCTTTAATTACCCTTAA
- the lnt gene encoding apolipoprotein N-acyltransferase, which yields MGYLLAILSGGLLALPFQFPKLALVSWVGLIPFLFALEKRTSKEAFLLGWLMGFIFFISSNKWLIHPLLKFSGYPWLVCALLVIVAFIIMGFYFAIFAWVTKSINNFLNISILIVIPVAWVGIEFLRTIFSFQFLFGFLGYSQAFIPELIQLAQYGGVYLVSFIIVIVNTIIYLGLKGQSKKERMSYFLVACLIFTLNYGYGRLKINNKRPIKKELEVGLVQPNIPQKIKMNPTKQGAITSKIINLSRELIVKEDPELLIWPETAILRSYDETKKFPFRFPDDTSLLVGGFDNQEGDYLNTAFLVNKNNKIITKYSKNKLVPWGEYVPYPNLVPNFIEINLNQITPGYKLQDFKLKNISWITPICSEILNPLYVQKLYQNNDLIINISNEAWFEKSKAPLQILQAAIFRAVEYQVPVIKVGNTGISSVINNQGQVLVRTKLFKTTSLSYNLKLTSKAITVYQKLGNLFGKIIFNCLLILTVITYTKYKRE from the coding sequence ATGGGATATCTATTAGCAATCTTATCTGGGGGGCTATTGGCCCTTCCTTTTCAATTTCCTAAGTTAGCTTTAGTTAGTTGGGTCGGATTAATCCCCTTTCTTTTTGCACTAGAAAAAAGAACAAGCAAAGAAGCTTTCCTTTTAGGATGGTTAATGGGCTTTATCTTCTTTATAAGTAGCAATAAATGGTTAATTCATCCTTTGCTTAAATTTAGTGGTTATCCTTGGCTAGTTTGTGCTTTATTAGTTATCGTAGCATTTATAATTATGGGCTTTTATTTTGCAATATTTGCTTGGGTAACTAAATCAATAAATAACTTCTTAAATATATCAATATTGATTGTTATACCAGTAGCTTGGGTAGGGATAGAATTTTTGAGAACGATTTTTTCCTTTCAATTTTTATTTGGTTTCTTAGGTTATAGTCAAGCATTTATTCCTGAATTAATCCAATTGGCCCAGTATGGAGGAGTATATTTAGTAAGCTTTATAATTGTAATAGTTAATACTATAATATATTTAGGATTAAAGGGCCAATCTAAAAAAGAAAGAATGAGTTATTTTTTAGTTGCCTGTTTGATTTTTACTTTAAATTATGGCTATGGTAGATTAAAAATTAATAATAAAAGGCCTATAAAAAAAGAATTAGAAGTAGGATTAGTTCAACCTAATATCCCTCAAAAGATAAAAATGAATCCTACAAAACAAGGAGCAATAACTTCTAAAATTATTAATTTATCAAGAGAATTAATAGTAAAAGAAGACCCTGAGCTTTTAATTTGGCCTGAGACAGCTATTTTAAGATCTTATGATGAAACCAAAAAATTTCCTTTTAGATTTCCAGATGATACATCATTATTAGTCGGTGGTTTTGACAATCAGGAAGGAGATTATTTAAACACAGCTTTTTTAGTCAATAAAAATAATAAAATCATAACTAAATATAGTAAAAATAAATTAGTACCATGGGGAGAATATGTCCCTTATCCTAATTTAGTACCTAATTTTATCGAAATTAATTTAAATCAAATTACTCCAGGTTATAAATTACAAGATTTTAAGTTAAAAAATATAAGTTGGATTACTCCTATTTGTTCAGAGATTTTAAATCCATTGTATGTACAAAAATTATATCAAAATAATGATTTAATTATTAATATCTCTAATGAAGCTTGGTTTGAAAAGAGTAAGGCACCGCTGCAAATTTTACAAGCAGCTATTTTTAGAGCTGTAGAGTACCAAGTACCTGTTATAAAGGTAGGCAATACCGGAATCAGTAGTGTAATTAATAATCAAGGGCAAGTTTTAGTTAGGACTAAGTTGTTTAAAACTACTTCGTTAAGTTATAATCTAAAGTTAACCTCTAAAGCAATAACTGTATATCAAAAGTTAGGTAATTTGTTTGGGAAGATTATTTTTAACTGTTTGTTAATACTAACAGTTATAACCTACACAAAGTATAAAAGGGAGTAG
- a CDS encoding thiamine diphosphokinase codes for MKRAIIFINGTLSKDKQFYQDYIKPKDLIACADGGAKHAYLLKITPDLIIGDLDSLSSEIIKHYQNQGVNFEKFPVEKDKTDTELLLDKLITKDYDELIIFAGLGDRFDHTLANIYLLEKYTDFKTRVRFVTPQERIELITNKIKLNNKKNKTISLVPLTDKVTGVTLSGFKYVLNNATLKRGSTLGISNIIQSNQAQIKVKTGKLLIIINNYLKT; via the coding sequence GTGAAACGAGCAATTATTTTTATTAATGGAACTTTAAGCAAGGATAAACAATTTTATCAAGATTATATTAAACCTAAAGATCTGATTGCTTGTGCAGATGGAGGAGCAAAACATGCCTATCTATTAAAAATTACTCCTGATTTAATAATAGGAGACCTTGATTCATTATCTAGTGAAATAATAAAACATTATCAAAACCAAGGAGTTAATTTTGAAAAGTTTCCAGTCGAAAAAGATAAAACAGATACAGAACTATTATTAGATAAATTAATAACTAAAGACTATGATGAGCTAATTATTTTTGCTGGTCTAGGCGATAGATTCGATCATACTTTGGCTAATATTTATTTGTTAGAAAAGTACACTGATTTTAAAACAAGAGTTAGATTTGTAACTCCACAAGAGAGAATCGAATTAATTACTAATAAAATAAAACTCAATAATAAAAAAAATAAAACAATTTCTTTAGTACCTTTAACTGATAAAGTAACAGGAGTTACTTTATCAGGATTTAAGTATGTACTAAATAATGCTACATTAAAACGAGGTTCTACTTTAGGAATTAGTAATATTATTCAAAGCAATCAAGCTCAGATTAAAGTTAAGACCGGAAAGTTATTAATAATTATTAATAATTATTTAAAGACATAA
- a CDS encoding FAD-dependent oxidoreductase gives MKIIVIGGVAAGTSTAAKAQRELPKAEITIFEQDSDISYSGCGLPYYISDLIEKREDVIVYTPERFEARKGPRVEAQHTVKKIIPDKKQVIVKNVLQNTEKKITYDKLVIATGAKPIVPRLAGVDLDNIFTLRNVNSADRIKEFITANKPQKAVIIGGGYIGLEMAESLLEYELDITVVEMADQLLTNFDRDMAEIIEENLTSKGIKIITNDGASEFKGEQKVNTVVTQSGQEIETDFVLLAIGVEPNVKLAKDANIELGSTGAIKVNKQMETSISDIYAAGDCVENNHLITNNPVWIPLGSTANKQGRVAGNSLAEVEDSFDGILGTAITKICNLAVARTGLTAREAKKEGYQIVTSTIKAGNHAGYYPGYKKINIKLIVDEITGKILGAQIIGETGVDKRIDVLATAIYNEMKADELIDLDLAYAPPFSVPKDGIMIAGLIANKKRE, from the coding sequence ATGAAAATTATTGTAATTGGTGGTGTTGCTGCAGGAACTAGTACAGCAGCTAAAGCTCAAAGAGAATTACCTAAAGCAGAGATTACAATTTTTGAGCAAGATAGTGATATTTCTTATTCAGGATGTGGCCTTCCTTATTATATTTCAGATTTAATAGAAAAAAGAGAAGATGTAATAGTCTATACACCAGAGAGATTTGAAGCTAGAAAAGGGCCAAGAGTAGAAGCTCAACATACTGTAAAAAAAATAATCCCTGATAAAAAACAAGTAATTGTCAAAAATGTTCTCCAAAATACAGAAAAGAAAATTACTTATGATAAATTAGTAATAGCTACAGGGGCTAAACCTATTGTTCCACGTTTAGCTGGAGTTGATTTGGATAATATCTTTACCCTACGTAATGTAAATAGTGCTGATCGAATAAAAGAATTTATTACTGCTAATAAACCACAAAAAGCAGTTATTATTGGTGGAGGGTATATAGGTTTAGAAATGGCAGAAAGTTTATTAGAGTATGAACTTGATATAACAGTAGTAGAGATGGCAGACCAGTTATTAACTAATTTCGATAGGGATATGGCAGAAATTATAGAAGAAAATTTAACAAGCAAAGGAATTAAAATCATAACTAATGATGGAGCATCTGAATTTAAAGGAGAACAAAAAGTTAATACAGTAGTTACGCAAAGTGGCCAAGAAATTGAAACTGATTTTGTATTATTAGCAATTGGAGTAGAACCAAATGTGAAATTAGCTAAAGATGCTAATATAGAATTGGGGTCAACAGGAGCAATTAAAGTTAATAAGCAAATGGAGACTTCAATTTCAGATATTTATGCTGCTGGAGACTGTGTTGAAAATAATCATTTAATAACTAATAATCCAGTTTGGATTCCTTTAGGATCAACAGCTAATAAGCAAGGTCGTGTAGCAGGAAATAGTTTAGCTGAAGTAGAGGACAGTTTTGATGGCATTTTAGGAACTGCAATTACTAAGATATGTAACTTAGCTGTAGCTAGAACTGGGCTAACAGCTAGAGAGGCTAAAAAGGAAGGATATCAAATAGTTACTTCTACTATTAAAGCAGGTAACCATGCAGGATATTATCCAGGTTATAAAAAAATTAATATTAAATTAATCGTTGACGAGATTACAGGTAAAATTTTGGGAGCACAAATTATTGGAGAAACTGGGGTAGATAAAAGAATAGATGTGTTAGCAACAGCAATTTATAATGAAATGAAAGCTGATGAATTAATTGACTTAGATTTAGCATATGCTCCACCTTTTTCAGTTCCTAAAGATGGAATAATGATTGCTGGGTTAATTGCTAATAAAAAAAGGGAATAA
- a CDS encoding alpha/beta-type small acid-soluble spore protein: MSIRNNSNRLLNPEALKAMDKFKLEAAKELNVSQDYKSGYWGNMTSRECGAVGGQMVTKMIPEYQNNIANK; encoded by the coding sequence ATGAGTATTAGAAATAATAGTAACAGATTATTAAACCCAGAGGCTTTAAAAGCAATGGATAAGTTTAAATTAGAGGCTGCAAAAGAGTTAAATGTTTCCCAAGATTATAAATCTGGCTACTGGGGAAATATGACCTCTCGTGAATGTGGTGCAGTTGGTGGTCAAATGGTTACGAAAATGATCCCAGAGTATCAAAACAATATCGCTAACAAATAA
- a CDS encoding cation:proton antiporter produces the protein MSLNTGKMSLDTVNTLTDLQYWSLTNELSHKVIYIIGALVVVSFLVLSITKKLKIPGVVGYIFIGILFSPGVINNLPVFSVMQKEWYGYLIDSFNYITVLAVSFISFTIGSELSIRILKKLELEFALIVLFESLGAFSLVTISLLALGKPTSLALILGAIASATAPAATVLVIKEYRAKGELAATLLVVLAIDEALALIIFSFAEPIALINIAPKLELTIFNAFFIPLAKIIGAVILGLNIGYFSQKLMSYYHNKSKKILLLLSSVLGVSALALALHISPLIANLSVGFAYRNFSKKHLGIAEYMDTLTTPLYAIFFILAGTHIRFNSVTSESFLILVAIYATARIIGKVGGASLGAWLSDAPDKVIKYIGVGLLPQVGLAIDLAYTVQREFVHFSVGGYKFGVLVFNVLLFTTAITEIIGPLLTEYALSKTGEMHS, from the coding sequence ATGAGTTTAAATACAGGAAAGATGAGTTTAGATACTGTTAATACCTTAACTGATTTACAATATTGGTCTTTAACAAATGAGTTAAGTCATAAAGTAATCTATATCATAGGGGCTTTAGTAGTAGTTTCTTTTTTGGTACTATCTATTACTAAAAAGCTAAAAATCCCGGGGGTAGTAGGATATATTTTTATAGGTATTTTATTTAGTCCAGGTGTCATTAATAATTTACCAGTTTTTTCAGTAATGCAAAAAGAATGGTATGGCTATTTAATAGATTCTTTTAATTATATAACAGTTTTAGCGGTATCATTTATTTCTTTTACTATTGGTAGTGAACTATCAATTAGAATTCTAAAAAAATTAGAATTAGAATTTGCTTTAATTGTATTATTTGAGTCTTTAGGTGCTTTCTCATTAGTTACTATTAGTTTACTAGCATTAGGAAAGCCAACATCTTTAGCTCTTATTTTAGGAGCGATTGCCTCTGCTACTGCTCCAGCTGCTACTGTTCTAGTAATTAAAGAATATAGAGCCAAAGGGGAGTTAGCAGCTACATTATTAGTTGTATTGGCTATTGATGAAGCATTGGCCCTTATAATTTTTAGTTTTGCAGAACCAATTGCTTTAATTAATATTGCTCCAAAACTTGAATTAACAATCTTTAATGCCTTTTTTATTCCTTTAGCAAAAATAATAGGGGCAGTGATTTTGGGGTTAAATATAGGGTACTTTTCACAAAAGCTTATGAGCTATTATCATAATAAATCTAAAAAAATACTATTATTATTATCTAGTGTACTAGGGGTTTCAGCTCTTGCACTTGCTTTACATATATCACCTTTAATTGCTAATTTATCAGTAGGTTTTGCTTATCGTAATTTTTCTAAAAAACATCTAGGTATTGCTGAATATATGGATACTTTAACTACTCCTTTATATGCTATTTTCTTTATTTTAGCAGGAACTCACATACGTTTTAATAGTGTAACATCAGAGTCTTTTTTAATCCTAGTTGCAATTTATGCTACAGCTAGAATTATTGGTAAAGTTGGAGGTGCTTCTTTAGGAGCTTGGCTATCGGATGCTCCTGATAAAGTGATAAAGTATATAGGAGTAGGTTTATTGCCACAAGTAGGACTGGCGATTGATTTAGCGTATACTGTACAACGAGAATTTGTTCATTTTTCAGTGGGTGGTTATAAATTTGGGGTGTTAGTCTTTAATGTTTTATTATTTACTACTGCTATTACAGAAATTATTGGCCCTTTATTAACTGAATATGCACTTAGTAAAACTGGAGAAATGCATAGCTAA
- a CDS encoding alpha/beta-type small acid-soluble spore protein translates to MSIRNNSNRLLNPEALKAMDKFKLEAAKELNVSQDYKSGYWGNMTSRECGAVGGQMVKKMIQEYQNNIANK, encoded by the coding sequence ATGAGTATTAGAAATAATAGTAACAGATTATTAAACCCAGAGGCTTTAAAAGCAATGGATAAGTTTAAATTAGAGGCTGCAAAAGAGTTAAATGTTTCCCAAGATTATAAATCTGGCTACTGGGGAAATATGACCTCTCGTGAATGTGGTGCAGTTGGTGGTCAAATGGTTAAGAAAATGATCCAAGAGTATCAAAACAATATCGCTAACAAATAA
- the thiT gene encoding energy-coupled thiamine transporter ThiT — translation MKGSKVKKLAEMGVALALATIFNYLKIYQLPQGGSISLEMIPIIFIALRWGWREGFLVGTGYGILQAMLGGYIVHWAQLILDYPLAYGLLGLAGLVGNLYQTNDLKKKSLIISSGVLVAGFLRFLAHFITGVVFFGQYAPEGQSVWVYSLVYNASYLVPETIITGIVMLLLIKAIANNPTMRLNEVKN, via the coding sequence ATGAAAGGATCAAAAGTAAAAAAGTTAGCTGAAATGGGGGTAGCTTTAGCTTTAGCTACTATATTTAATTACTTGAAAATTTATCAATTGCCACAAGGTGGCTCCATTTCTTTAGAAATGATCCCAATTATATTTATTGCTTTACGTTGGGGGTGGCGTGAAGGATTTTTAGTAGGAACTGGATATGGTATTTTACAAGCTATGCTCGGCGGCTATATTGTTCATTGGGCACAATTAATTCTTGACTACCCGCTAGCCTATGGTTTATTAGGTTTAGCAGGATTAGTAGGAAACTTATATCAAACAAATGATTTAAAGAAGAAGTCATTAATAATTAGTAGTGGTGTGTTAGTAGCTGGATTTCTTAGATTCTTGGCCCACTTTATAACAGGAGTAGTTTTCTTTGGTCAATATGCTCCTGAAGGTCAAAGTGTCTGGGTTTATTCTTTAGTATATAATGCAAGTTATTTAGTACCTGAAACTATTATAACAGGAATAGTTATGTTACTTTTAATAAAAGCTATAGCTAATAACCCAACAATGAGACTAAATGAGGTTAAAAACTAG